A genomic window from Candidatus Binatia bacterium includes:
- a CDS encoding adenylosuccinate synthase: MPTLIIVGAQWGDEGKGKVVDHFAAHADMVARYQGGNNAGHTLVVGTERTVVHLIPAGVLHPGTTCVLGNGVVIDPKVLCEEIEGLQAKGYLTDPDQLRIDERAHIILPVHCMLDKAREKSLGERAIGTTGRGIGPCYEDKAARRGVRVVDMLDPRYFRESVERILSERGPLLELYGETPPTVDAILEEYAVYAARLKPYVTDATVVISDHIAAGKRILFEGAQAAMLDLDHGTYPFVTSSNTVAGVVGSGAGVAPKHVGRVLGIAKAYTTRVGAGPFPTELEDEVGAKLRQVGGEFGATTGRPRRCGWFDAVVVRQAARLSGLSGLALTKLDVLSGIPTLKVATAYDCGGERYDRVPASVSALAQAQPIYEDLEGWTEDLSGARNFDDLPLAAQKYISRIEELTGTPVTLISVGAERDETILLRDPFLL, translated from the coding sequence GTGCCGACGCTGATCATCGTAGGAGCCCAGTGGGGTGACGAAGGCAAAGGCAAGGTCGTCGACCACTTTGCCGCACATGCCGACATGGTGGCCCGCTACCAGGGCGGCAACAACGCGGGACACACCCTGGTCGTCGGGACCGAGCGCACCGTCGTTCACCTGATCCCGGCCGGCGTTCTGCACCCCGGAACCACCTGCGTTCTGGGCAATGGTGTCGTCATCGACCCGAAGGTTCTCTGCGAGGAGATCGAAGGCCTGCAGGCCAAGGGGTACCTGACGGATCCCGACCAGCTTCGAATCGACGAACGGGCGCACATCATCCTTCCCGTGCACTGCATGCTGGACAAGGCCCGCGAGAAGTCGCTGGGCGAACGTGCGATCGGCACGACCGGGCGCGGGATTGGCCCGTGTTACGAGGACAAGGCGGCTCGCCGAGGTGTTCGCGTCGTCGACATGCTCGACCCGCGGTACTTCCGCGAAAGCGTCGAGAGGATCCTTTCGGAGCGCGGCCCGCTGTTGGAGCTCTACGGTGAGACGCCTCCCACGGTGGATGCGATCCTCGAAGAATACGCGGTCTACGCGGCGCGCTTGAAGCCGTACGTGACGGACGCCACGGTCGTCATTTCCGACCACATCGCGGCGGGCAAGCGCATCCTGTTCGAAGGCGCGCAGGCGGCCATGCTGGACCTCGACCATGGGACGTACCCCTTTGTGACCTCGTCGAACACAGTGGCCGGAGTCGTCGGGTCCGGGGCGGGTGTCGCTCCGAAACACGTTGGCCGGGTCCTCGGAATCGCGAAGGCGTACACTACGCGAGTGGGCGCGGGACCGTTCCCGACGGAACTCGAAGACGAGGTCGGCGCCAAGCTACGCCAGGTCGGCGGCGAGTTCGGCGCCACCACGGGTCGGCCCCGGCGGTGTGGCTGGTTCGACGCGGTCGTGGTTCGACAGGCGGCCCGGTTGTCCGGGCTTTCCGGTCTGGCCCTGACCAAACTCGATGTGCTCTCCGGCATCCCGACTCTGAAGGTCGCGACGGCCTACGACTGTGGCGGCGAGCGCTACGACCGGGTTCCCGCGAGCGTCTCCGCCTTGGCCCAGGCCCAGCCGATCTACGAGGATCTCGAGGGCTGGACCGAGGATCTGAGCGGAGCCCGGAACTTCGACGATCTGCCCCTGGCGGCCCAGAAGTACATCTCGCGGATCGAGGAGCTCACCGGCACGCCCGTCACGCTGATCTCGGTCGGTGCCGAACGCGACGAGACGATCCTGCTGCGCGACCCGTTCCTGCTGTAA
- a CDS encoding alanine--glyoxylate aminotransferase family protein yields the protein MTPVPQKKYLLAPGPTPVPEAVLLAMAAPTIHHRTPEFEATVKEIRSGLQAVFQTAQDVIVLASSGTGAMEASIVNTLSPGDVVIVVNGGKFGERWTKVCREYGVEVEEIEVEWGKAVDPATVEAILQRRPETRAVLLQASETSTTAMHPVKELADLTRARETLLVVDGITAVGVADMPMDDLGIDVLVSGSQKAFMLPPGLAFLALSEKAWKATERSSLPKFYFDLTRERAAQQKNTTAYTPAINLMFGLRKALELMVAEGLPEIFARHDRLARATRAGAAGLGLDLVAAESPSSAATGVFLPEGIPGGDLQKYLRHGLGVEVAGGQDRFKGKILRLAHLGHVGMFDVVTGMAALEFGLARFGVEAPLGRGVAAAQAVLAEGLPALPAK from the coding sequence ATGACGCCAGTCCCACAGAAGAAGTACTTACTCGCCCCCGGTCCGACCCCGGTCCCTGAAGCGGTGCTGCTGGCGATGGCGGCACCCACCATCCATCACCGCACGCCAGAGTTCGAGGCCACGGTGAAGGAGATTCGGTCGGGTCTACAGGCCGTTTTCCAGACCGCCCAGGACGTGATCGTCCTCGCCTCGTCCGGCACCGGCGCGATGGAGGCCTCGATTGTGAACACGCTGTCGCCGGGCGACGTGGTGATCGTGGTCAACGGCGGCAAGTTCGGCGAGCGCTGGACCAAGGTCTGTCGCGAATACGGCGTCGAGGTCGAGGAAATCGAGGTCGAGTGGGGCAAGGCCGTCGATCCTGCGACCGTCGAGGCCATCCTGCAGCGCCGTCCCGAGACCCGGGCCGTTCTGCTCCAGGCGAGCGAGACCTCGACCACGGCCATGCACCCGGTGAAAGAGCTGGCGGATCTCACGCGCGCCCGGGAGACGCTCCTGGTCGTCGACGGCATCACCGCCGTCGGTGTGGCCGACATGCCGATGGATGATCTGGGCATCGACGTTCTCGTATCCGGCTCTCAGAAAGCGTTCATGCTTCCGCCGGGGCTCGCGTTCCTCGCGCTCTCGGAAAAGGCGTGGAAGGCGACCGAGCGTTCCTCGCTCCCGAAGTTCTACTTCGACCTGACACGCGAGCGCGCGGCGCAGCAGAAGAACACCACGGCGTACACGCCGGCGATCAACCTGATGTTCGGCCTGCGCAAGGCACTCGAGTTGATGGTCGCCGAAGGTCTCCCCGAGATCTTCGCCCGACACGACCGTCTCGCGCGCGCCACGCGCGCTGGTGCGGCGGGGCTGGGTCTCGATCTCGTCGCGGCCGAGTCGCCGAGTTCGGCGGCAACAGGTGTCTTCCTTCCCGAGGGAATCCCCGGCGGCGACCTGCAGAAGTATCTGCGTCACGGGTTGGGCGTCGAGGTCGCGGGTGGGCAGGACCGCTTCAAGGGCAAGATCCTACGTCTCGCCCACTTGGGTCACGTCGGCATGTTCGACGTCGTGACCGGCATGGCGGCGCTCGAGTTCGGCCTTGCTCGTTTCGGGGTCGAGGCGCCGTTGGGACGGGGGGTGGCTGCCGCACAAGCGGTATTGGCCGAAGGCCTCCCGGCGCTGCCCGCCAAGTAG
- a CDS encoding TolC family protein: MQQSSLGHSGLRAWALVIAAATLAAMASSAHAEEVVNAAAGSSPEAGATLEVREGLVDGPSIWQVLSAQYELPTTEPPDPFISGLRDAPAQLTLRDAVLTAVQNNPAVIAESLSPLAQETGILEAQAQFDPILGGDVGLGRNANPVSNVLNASSEGSLRVTQTNANWDFGLSKALRSGAAFSLDWDNARSTNDARLGLLDAPFQLFNPQLVPQLTASLNQPLLRGFGLYFTSLRIRIAESATDAAIENYRAAVANFIRGVIANYWAVVGLEERLDVLNGSLELAEKTVRDNRTRVDVGVLPPVAVLESEAEAARRKEEVIVATNDLSQARLQLRTQVYLPSDNPFLPRAVQPIDRPTDDKIDVMVEEALQIAMEKRPEIQAAKLQYKGRELNTALNENGVLPKLDLFGSLGVNGLAGSNTTDVVEYFEGNYGDSLETMVDGRFYSYQAGVRIEIPIGNAGAKARATRARVEEQQTFTRYRQTVADVSLEVGRAVSDVLSDEKRIETTRVARELSEQNLRNQTKRYEVGMVTTTDLLKFQNDLAAAKVSHIQAMIEYNISQAELERAQGTILSRFNVTIEPRGETETPWWATF; the protein is encoded by the coding sequence GTGCAGCAGAGCTCCTTGGGACACTCCGGGCTCCGCGCCTGGGCACTCGTGATCGCCGCCGCCACACTGGCGGCGATGGCCTCGAGCGCACACGCGGAGGAAGTAGTGAATGCGGCGGCGGGCTCCTCGCCCGAAGCGGGTGCGACGCTCGAGGTGCGTGAAGGCCTCGTCGACGGGCCGTCGATCTGGCAGGTGCTGAGCGCTCAGTACGAGCTGCCGACAACCGAGCCGCCGGATCCGTTCATCAGCGGCCTGCGAGATGCACCCGCGCAGCTCACGCTGCGCGACGCTGTGCTGACGGCGGTACAGAACAACCCGGCCGTGATCGCGGAGTCTCTCTCCCCGCTCGCCCAGGAGACCGGCATCCTCGAGGCTCAGGCGCAGTTCGATCCGATCCTCGGAGGCGACGTCGGACTCGGGCGCAACGCGAATCCGGTCAGCAATGTACTCAACGCGTCGTCCGAAGGCTCCCTGCGCGTCACCCAGACCAACGCGAACTGGGACTTCGGACTCAGCAAGGCGCTACGAAGCGGTGCCGCGTTCTCGCTCGACTGGGACAACGCGCGGTCGACCAACGACGCCCGCCTCGGCCTACTCGATGCGCCCTTCCAGCTCTTCAATCCCCAGCTGGTCCCGCAGCTCACCGCGAGCCTGAATCAGCCACTTCTCCGCGGCTTCGGTTTGTACTTCACGAGCCTCCGGATCCGGATCGCGGAAAGCGCGACGGACGCAGCCATCGAGAACTATCGCGCAGCAGTCGCGAACTTCATCCGCGGCGTTATCGCCAACTACTGGGCGGTCGTGGGGCTCGAAGAACGGCTCGACGTGCTGAACGGCTCGCTGGAACTCGCCGAGAAGACCGTGCGCGACAACCGCACCCGCGTCGACGTGGGCGTCCTGCCGCCGGTGGCCGTGCTCGAGAGCGAGGCGGAAGCCGCCCGCCGCAAGGAAGAAGTCATCGTCGCGACCAACGACCTGAGCCAGGCGCGGCTCCAGCTCCGCACGCAGGTCTACCTTCCAAGTGACAACCCGTTCTTGCCCCGCGCCGTGCAGCCCATCGACCGCCCTACTGACGACAAGATCGACGTGATGGTGGAAGAGGCCCTCCAGATCGCCATGGAGAAGCGGCCGGAGATCCAGGCGGCGAAACTCCAGTACAAGGGCCGCGAGCTCAACACCGCCCTCAACGAAAACGGCGTGCTGCCGAAGCTCGACCTGTTCGGCTCTCTCGGAGTGAACGGCCTGGCCGGCAGCAACACCACGGACGTAGTCGAGTATTTCGAGGGCAACTACGGCGACTCGCTCGAGACGATGGTCGACGGGCGCTTCTACTCGTACCAGGCGGGAGTCCGTATCGAGATCCCGATCGGCAACGCCGGAGCCAAGGCCCGTGCAACTCGCGCCCGTGTCGAAGAGCAGCAGACGTTCACCCGGTACCGCCAGACCGTGGCGGACGTGAGCCTGGAAGTCGGCCGCGCCGTGTCGGATGTCCTCTCGGACGAAAAGCGAATCGAGACCACCCGCGTCGCCCGCGAACTCAGCGAGCAGAACCTGCGCAACCAGACGAAGCGCTACGAGGTCGGCATGGTGACGACCACGGACCTTCTGAAGTTCCAGAACGACCTCGCCGCGGCCAAGGTCTCCCACATCCAGGCGATGATCGAGTACAACATCTCGCAGGCCGAGCTCGAAAGGGCGCAGGGCACCATCCTGTCGCGCTTCAACGTCACGATCGAACCCCGCGGCGAGACCGAAACGCCGTGGTGGGCCACCTTCTGA
- the serA gene encoding phosphoglycerate dehydrogenase, translating into MSYRVLVSDKLAPEGMERFEAEAEIEVDHLPGLPPDELLAKIGDYDALVVRSGTKVTEEVIAKGERLKVVGRAGIGVDNVDVAAATRRGIVVMNTPGGNNVTTAEHAISMTLACARHIPAADASLRGGKWERSKFTGSEVTGKTFGIIGLGNIGRVVADRAAGLKMKVIAFDPFVTPETKPLEVELATLEELFERSDFISVHVPATADTKNLIDAAAIERMRPGVRIINCARGGIVDEEALAEGLRSGKVAGAAIDVFVEEPPAADHPLLHLPGVVVTPHLGASTGEAQTNVAVAIADQVSAFLCRGAITAAVNMPALTPEQREHLGPYLDLAERLGSLVSQLGSTDTKPAGAPVSLEVEYKGEVADHGTKTVTAALLRGLLLPILGDDLNYVSAPVIARERGISVQETISTQPGDFRNRISVTVSFASGARHQVAGAVFGRQTVRLVKMNDFFLEAVPEGFILMLHNRDVPGVVGQVGTLLGKSGVNIAGLELGREGIGKRAVSLFHVDDPVSDEILDELRKLPEVLNAALLSL; encoded by the coding sequence ATGTCGTACCGCGTTCTCGTGTCGGACAAGCTCGCCCCAGAGGGGATGGAGCGGTTCGAAGCCGAAGCCGAGATCGAGGTGGATCACCTCCCCGGTCTTCCGCCAGATGAGCTTCTCGCCAAAATCGGCGACTACGATGCTCTCGTCGTCCGTAGTGGCACCAAGGTCACCGAAGAGGTCATCGCCAAGGGCGAGCGGCTGAAGGTGGTCGGTCGCGCCGGCATCGGCGTCGACAACGTGGACGTTGCCGCGGCCACGCGACGCGGCATCGTCGTGATGAACACGCCCGGCGGGAACAACGTGACCACGGCCGAGCACGCCATCTCCATGACGCTCGCCTGCGCGCGCCACATTCCGGCCGCGGACGCCTCGCTTCGGGGCGGGAAGTGGGAGCGGTCGAAGTTCACCGGCAGCGAGGTGACGGGGAAGACGTTCGGCATCATCGGCCTCGGCAACATCGGGCGTGTCGTCGCCGACCGCGCGGCGGGCCTCAAGATGAAGGTCATCGCCTTCGACCCGTTCGTGACTCCGGAAACGAAGCCGCTCGAGGTCGAACTCGCGACGCTCGAAGAGCTCTTCGAGCGCTCGGACTTCATCTCGGTGCACGTCCCCGCGACGGCAGACACCAAGAACCTGATCGACGCCGCCGCCATCGAGCGGATGCGCCCCGGCGTGCGCATCATCAACTGCGCGCGCGGCGGGATCGTCGACGAGGAAGCGCTCGCCGAAGGGCTGCGGTCCGGGAAGGTTGCAGGCGCGGCGATCGACGTCTTCGTCGAAGAGCCCCCGGCGGCCGACCACCCGCTCCTGCACCTGCCCGGCGTCGTCGTCACTCCGCACCTCGGGGCTTCGACCGGCGAGGCGCAGACGAACGTTGCCGTCGCGATTGCCGACCAGGTTTCGGCATTCCTTTGCCGCGGGGCGATCACCGCGGCGGTGAACATGCCGGCCCTCACGCCGGAGCAGCGCGAGCACCTCGGCCCGTATCTCGACCTGGCGGAACGACTCGGCTCACTGGTCTCCCAGCTCGGCTCGACCGATACCAAGCCCGCCGGTGCACCAGTGTCGCTCGAAGTGGAGTACAAGGGCGAAGTCGCCGACCACGGCACGAAGACCGTGACCGCCGCGCTCCTGCGCGGACTTCTCCTGCCGATCCTCGGGGACGATCTGAACTACGTCAGTGCTCCGGTCATCGCGCGCGAGCGGGGTATCTCGGTCCAGGAGACGATCTCCACCCAGCCCGGCGATTTTCGGAACCGCATCTCCGTAACGGTGTCCTTTGCCTCCGGGGCTCGCCATCAGGTGGCGGGCGCCGTGTTCGGCAGGCAGACCGTGCGGCTGGTGAAGATGAACGACTTCTTCCTCGAGGCGGTTCCCGAGGGCTTCATCCTCATGCTGCACAACCGGGACGTCCCCGGCGTCGTGGGGCAGGTCGGGACCCTTCTGGGCAAGAGCGGTGTGAACATCGCCGGCCTCGAGCTCGGCCGCGAGGGAATCGGAAAGCGCGCCGTTTCGCTTTTCCACGTAGACGACCCGGTATCCGACGAGATTCTCGACGAGCTGCGCAAGCTCCCCGAGGTTCTCAACGCGGCCCTGCTGAGTCTGTGA
- a CDS encoding (deoxy)nucleoside triphosphate pyrophosphohydrolase: MVGHLLTEIHVVGAAILRGDTCLVALRSDTMDEPGCWEFPGGKIEPGESPAEALTREIEEELGCRIRPGALLGTGRCVSGGRQIRLDVFEAELVSGTPRATEHREVRWVGAAGLSGLLWAPADIPVVPAVADRLAGAQAREPSISGPTAAPPTRPK, encoded by the coding sequence GTGGTGGGCCACCTTCTGACGGAAATCCACGTCGTCGGAGCCGCGATCCTGCGCGGCGACACCTGCCTCGTCGCGCTGCGGAGCGACACGATGGACGAGCCCGGATGCTGGGAGTTCCCTGGCGGCAAGATCGAGCCGGGCGAATCTCCGGCCGAGGCCCTGACGCGCGAGATCGAGGAGGAACTCGGATGCCGGATTCGGCCAGGCGCCCTGCTCGGCACCGGGCGCTGCGTCTCTGGCGGGCGCCAAATCCGCCTCGACGTCTTTGAGGCTGAACTGGTCTCCGGCACCCCGCGGGCGACGGAGCACCGAGAGGTTCGCTGGGTGGGCGCTGCGGGCCTCTCAGGGCTCCTGTGGGCCCCTGCGGACATCCCCGTGGTGCCTGCGGTCGCGGACCGCCTGGCGGGCGCTCAGGCCCGAGAGCCGAGCATCAGCGGGCCAACGGCGGCGCCACCGACGAGGCCGAAGTAA